A stretch of Cucumis sativus cultivar 9930 chromosome 2, Cucumber_9930_V3, whole genome shotgun sequence DNA encodes these proteins:
- the LOC105434590 gene encoding uncharacterized protein LOC105434590 isoform X1 codes for MKVAVVGGGISGLVSAYVLAKAGVEVVLLEKEDYVGGHSKTVHFHGFDLDLGFMVFNHVTYPNMMEFFENLGVEMETSDMSFSVSLDNGRGCEWGSRNGLSSLFAQKKNLLNPYFWQMIREIVKFKDDVINYLEVLENNSDVDRNETLGQFINSNGYSELFQNAYLVPMCGSIWSCSSEKVLSFSAFSVLSFCRNHHLLQLVGRPQWLTVKGRSHSYVKKVQEVLESQGCQIRTSCEVNSISTLVKGCKVSYGDGLQEMFDACIIATHAPDTLRILGNEATSDELRVLGAFQYAYSDIFLHRDKSLMPQNPAAWSAWNFLGNTDKKVCLTYWLNVLQNLGETGPPFLVTLNPDKEPTNILLKWSTGHPIPSVAASKASNELHSIQGKRRIWFCGAYQGYGFHEDGLKGGIIAAQNMLGNRFTLLSNPKHMVPSLADTGARLFVTRFLRQFITSGSLTLMEEGGTIFTFEGTDKKCLLKVALKVHNPQFYWKITTRADIGLADAYINGDFSFVDKDEGLLNFFMIIVACRETNFSIAKLKKKGGWWTPPLLTSCIASAKYFFHHTSRRNTLTQARRNISRHYDLSNELFSLFMDDTMQYSCAIFKSENEDLKVAQMRKMSLLIKKARINKSHHVLEIGCGWGSLAIEIVKQTGCRYTGITLSEQQLKYAEKKVKDANLQDRINLLLCDYRNVPSTKKYDRIISCEMIEAVGHEFMEDFFGTCESVLAENGIFVQQFTAMPDARYDAYRLSSEFIKEYIFPGGCLPCLSRVTTAMTKASRFCIEHLENIGIHYHQTLRYWRKDFLENKSKILQLGFDESFIRTWEYYFDYCAAGFKSRTLNNYQIVYSRPGNVAVFNNPYQGFPSAY; via the exons atgaaggttgCGGTGGTGGGAGGGGGAATTAGCGGGTTGGTTTCGGCGTATGTTCTTGCGAAAGCCGGAGTGGAAGTTGTGTTGTTGGAGAAAGAAGATTACGTTGGGGGCCATTCAAAAACGGTTCACTTCCATGGCTTTGATTTGGACCTTGGATTTATGGTCTTCAATCAC GTAACATATCCAAACATGATGGAGTTTTTTGAGAACTTGGGAGTTGAAATGGAAACATCAGATATGTCTTTCTCAGTTAGCTTAGACAATGGACGAGGTTGTGAATGGGGCAGTCGAAATGGTCTTTCAAGTTTATTTGCACAAAAGAAGAACCTTCTTAATCCATACTTTTGGCAAATGATTCGAGAAATAGTCAAATTCAAGGATGATGTTATCAA TTATCTTGAAGTTTTAGAGAATAATTCAGATGTTGATCGAAATGAGACGTTAGGACAGTTTATCAACTCAAATGGATACTCCGAATTGTTTCAAAACGCTTATCTT GTTCCAATGTGTGGTTCAATTTGGTCTTGTTCTTCAGAGAAAGTTCTCAGCTTTTCAGCTTTCTCAGTCCTTTCGTTCTGTCGAAATCATCATCTACTTCAG TTGGTTGGTCGTCCACAATGGCTTACTGTCAAAGGACGTTCTCACTCTTATGTGAAGAAG GTCCAAGAAGTATTAGAGAGTCAAGGGTGTCAGATAAGAACTTCATGTGAAGTTAATTCTATATCAACATTGGTTAAAG GATGTAAAGTAAGCTATGGAGATGGTTTACAAGAAATGTTTGATGCATGTATAATCGCAACTCATGCCCCTGATACTTTGAGAATATTAGGAAATGAAGCAACATCAGATGAACTCAGAGTACTTGGTGCTTTCCAATATGCTTATAG TGATATTTTTCTACATCGTGACAAAAGTTTAATGCCCCAAAACCCAGCAGCATGGAGTGCTTGGAACTTTCTTGGAAATACAGATAAGAAAGTATGTTTGACATATTGGCTCAATGTACTTCAG AATCTTGGTGAAACTGGTCCTCCTTTTCTTGTGACTCTTAATCCAGATAAAGAGCCAACGAATATATTGCTGAAGTGGTCAACTGGTCATCCAATCCCATCTGTTGCTGCATCAAAAGCTTCAAATGAGCTTCATAGTAttcaaggaaaaagaagaatttggttTTGTGGAGCATATCAAG GTTATGGCTTCCATGAGGATGGGTTAAAG GGTGGTATTATAGCAGCACAAAATATGTTGGGAAATAGATTCACTCTTTTAAGCAACCCAAAACACATGGTACCTTCATTAGCAGATACGGGGGCACGCCTATTCGTCACTAGATTTCTCAGGCAATTTATAACTTCAGGATCGTTAAC TTTAATGGAAGAAGGGGGCACAATATTTACCTTTGAGGGAACAGATAAAAAGTGTCTTTTAAAGGTTGCTTTAAAAGTTCACAACCCCCAATTTTATTGGAAG ATTACAACAAGAGCTGATATAGGGCTTGCTGATGCATATATCAATGGagacttttcttttgttgataaaGATGAAGgtcttctaaattttttcatg ATTATTGTTGCTTGCagagaaacaaatttttcCATTGCAAAACTAAAGAAGAAAGG GGGATGGTGGACACCTCCATTATTGACCTCTTGTATTGCATCTGcaaagtacttttttcaccaTACTTCAAGGAGAAACACTCTTACCCAAGCTCGTAGAAACATCTCTCGTCATTACGACCTG AGCAAtgaacttttttctctttttatggATGATACAATGCAATATTCATGTGCCATATTTAAG AGTGAGAATGAAGATTTGAAGGTTGcacaaatgagaaaaatgtCACTGCTCATTAAAAAG GCAAGAATCAACAAAAGCCACCATGTATTGGAAATTGGATGTGGTTGGGGTAGCTTAGCTATCGAAATCGTCAAGCAAACAGGATGTCGTTATACCGGTATTACATTATCTGAGCAACAACTAAAATATGCTgagaaaaaagttaaagatgCCAACCTTCAG GATCGCAttaatcttcttctttgcgaCTATCGAAACGTGCCTAGTACAAAAAAATACGACAGGATTATATCATG TGAGATGATAGAAGCTGTAGGCCATGAATTCATGGAAGACTTTTTTGGTACATGTGAATCAGTATTAGCAGAAAATGGAATTTTTGTTCAACAG TTCACTGCAATGCCCGATGCCCGCTACGATGCATACCGACTAAGTTCAGAAttcataaaagaatatatatttccaGGAGGATGCTTACCATGCTTAAGTAGAGTAACAACAGCCATGACTAAGGCATCAAGGTTTTG TATCGAACATTTGGAAAACATTGGGATTCATTACCATCAAACTTTGAGGTATTGGAGAAAGGATTTCTTAGAGAATAAGAg cAAAATTCTTCAACTTGGTTTCGATGAAAGTTTCATACGGACTTGggaatattattttgattactGTGCTGCTGGTTTTAAATCTCGCACCCTTAACAATTATCAG ATTGTGTATTCAAGACCTGGTAATGTAGCAGTATTCAACAATCCATACCAAGGATTTCCCTCAGCTTATTAA
- the LOC105434590 gene encoding uncharacterized protein LOC105434590 isoform X2: MAYCQRTFSLLCEEGCKVSYGDGLQEMFDACIIATHAPDTLRILGNEATSDELRVLGAFQYAYSDIFLHRDKSLMPQNPAAWSAWNFLGNTDKKVCLTYWLNVLQNLGETGPPFLVTLNPDKEPTNILLKWSTGHPIPSVAASKASNELHSIQGKRRIWFCGAYQGYGFHEDGLKGGIIAAQNMLGNRFTLLSNPKHMVPSLADTGARLFVTRFLRQFITSGSLTLMEEGGTIFTFEGTDKKCLLKVALKVHNPQFYWKITTRADIGLADAYINGDFSFVDKDEGLLNFFMIIVACRETNFSIAKLKKKGGWWTPPLLTSCIASAKYFFHHTSRRNTLTQARRNISRHYDLSNELFSLFMDDTMQYSCAIFKSENEDLKVAQMRKMSLLIKKARINKSHHVLEIGCGWGSLAIEIVKQTGCRYTGITLSEQQLKYAEKKVKDANLQDRINLLLCDYRNVPSTKKYDRIISCEMIEAVGHEFMEDFFGTCESVLAENGIFVQQFTAMPDARYDAYRLSSEFIKEYIFPGGCLPCLSRVTTAMTKASRFCIEHLENIGIHYHQTLRYWRKDFLENKSKILQLGFDESFIRTWEYYFDYCAAGFKSRTLNNYQIVYSRPGNVAVFNNPYQGFPSAY; encoded by the exons ATGGCTTACTGTCAAAGGACGTTCTCACTCTTATGTGAAGAAG GATGTAAAGTAAGCTATGGAGATGGTTTACAAGAAATGTTTGATGCATGTATAATCGCAACTCATGCCCCTGATACTTTGAGAATATTAGGAAATGAAGCAACATCAGATGAACTCAGAGTACTTGGTGCTTTCCAATATGCTTATAG TGATATTTTTCTACATCGTGACAAAAGTTTAATGCCCCAAAACCCAGCAGCATGGAGTGCTTGGAACTTTCTTGGAAATACAGATAAGAAAGTATGTTTGACATATTGGCTCAATGTACTTCAG AATCTTGGTGAAACTGGTCCTCCTTTTCTTGTGACTCTTAATCCAGATAAAGAGCCAACGAATATATTGCTGAAGTGGTCAACTGGTCATCCAATCCCATCTGTTGCTGCATCAAAAGCTTCAAATGAGCTTCATAGTAttcaaggaaaaagaagaatttggttTTGTGGAGCATATCAAG GTTATGGCTTCCATGAGGATGGGTTAAAG GGTGGTATTATAGCAGCACAAAATATGTTGGGAAATAGATTCACTCTTTTAAGCAACCCAAAACACATGGTACCTTCATTAGCAGATACGGGGGCACGCCTATTCGTCACTAGATTTCTCAGGCAATTTATAACTTCAGGATCGTTAAC TTTAATGGAAGAAGGGGGCACAATATTTACCTTTGAGGGAACAGATAAAAAGTGTCTTTTAAAGGTTGCTTTAAAAGTTCACAACCCCCAATTTTATTGGAAG ATTACAACAAGAGCTGATATAGGGCTTGCTGATGCATATATCAATGGagacttttcttttgttgataaaGATGAAGgtcttctaaattttttcatg ATTATTGTTGCTTGCagagaaacaaatttttcCATTGCAAAACTAAAGAAGAAAGG GGGATGGTGGACACCTCCATTATTGACCTCTTGTATTGCATCTGcaaagtacttttttcaccaTACTTCAAGGAGAAACACTCTTACCCAAGCTCGTAGAAACATCTCTCGTCATTACGACCTG AGCAAtgaacttttttctctttttatggATGATACAATGCAATATTCATGTGCCATATTTAAG AGTGAGAATGAAGATTTGAAGGTTGcacaaatgagaaaaatgtCACTGCTCATTAAAAAG GCAAGAATCAACAAAAGCCACCATGTATTGGAAATTGGATGTGGTTGGGGTAGCTTAGCTATCGAAATCGTCAAGCAAACAGGATGTCGTTATACCGGTATTACATTATCTGAGCAACAACTAAAATATGCTgagaaaaaagttaaagatgCCAACCTTCAG GATCGCAttaatcttcttctttgcgaCTATCGAAACGTGCCTAGTACAAAAAAATACGACAGGATTATATCATG TGAGATGATAGAAGCTGTAGGCCATGAATTCATGGAAGACTTTTTTGGTACATGTGAATCAGTATTAGCAGAAAATGGAATTTTTGTTCAACAG TTCACTGCAATGCCCGATGCCCGCTACGATGCATACCGACTAAGTTCAGAAttcataaaagaatatatatttccaGGAGGATGCTTACCATGCTTAAGTAGAGTAACAACAGCCATGACTAAGGCATCAAGGTTTTG TATCGAACATTTGGAAAACATTGGGATTCATTACCATCAAACTTTGAGGTATTGGAGAAAGGATTTCTTAGAGAATAAGAg cAAAATTCTTCAACTTGGTTTCGATGAAAGTTTCATACGGACTTGggaatattattttgattactGTGCTGCTGGTTTTAAATCTCGCACCCTTAACAATTATCAG ATTGTGTATTCAAGACCTGGTAATGTAGCAGTATTCAACAATCCATACCAAGGATTTCCCTCAGCTTATTAA
- the LOC105434590 gene encoding uncharacterized protein LOC105434590 isoform X3, whose translation MSFIVFKEKEEFGFVEHIKGGIIAAQNMLGNRFTLLSNPKHMVPSLADTGARLFVTRFLRQFITSGSLTLMEEGGTIFTFEGTDKKCLLKVALKVHNPQFYWKITTRADIGLADAYINGDFSFVDKDEGLLNFFMIIVACRETNFSIAKLKKKGGWWTPPLLTSCIASAKYFFHHTSRRNTLTQARRNISRHYDLSNELFSLFMDDTMQYSCAIFKSENEDLKVAQMRKMSLLIKKARINKSHHVLEIGCGWGSLAIEIVKQTGCRYTGITLSEQQLKYAEKKVKDANLQDRINLLLCDYRNVPSTKKYDRIISCEMIEAVGHEFMEDFFGTCESVLAENGIFVQQFTAMPDARYDAYRLSSEFIKEYIFPGGCLPCLSRVTTAMTKASRFCIEHLENIGIHYHQTLRYWRKDFLENKSKILQLGFDESFIRTWEYYFDYCAAGFKSRTLNNYQIVYSRPGNVAVFNNPYQGFPSAY comes from the exons ATGAGCTTCATAGTAttcaaggaaaaagaagaatttggttTTGTGGAGCATATCAAG GGTGGTATTATAGCAGCACAAAATATGTTGGGAAATAGATTCACTCTTTTAAGCAACCCAAAACACATGGTACCTTCATTAGCAGATACGGGGGCACGCCTATTCGTCACTAGATTTCTCAGGCAATTTATAACTTCAGGATCGTTAAC TTTAATGGAAGAAGGGGGCACAATATTTACCTTTGAGGGAACAGATAAAAAGTGTCTTTTAAAGGTTGCTTTAAAAGTTCACAACCCCCAATTTTATTGGAAG ATTACAACAAGAGCTGATATAGGGCTTGCTGATGCATATATCAATGGagacttttcttttgttgataaaGATGAAGgtcttctaaattttttcatg ATTATTGTTGCTTGCagagaaacaaatttttcCATTGCAAAACTAAAGAAGAAAGG GGGATGGTGGACACCTCCATTATTGACCTCTTGTATTGCATCTGcaaagtacttttttcaccaTACTTCAAGGAGAAACACTCTTACCCAAGCTCGTAGAAACATCTCTCGTCATTACGACCTG AGCAAtgaacttttttctctttttatggATGATACAATGCAATATTCATGTGCCATATTTAAG AGTGAGAATGAAGATTTGAAGGTTGcacaaatgagaaaaatgtCACTGCTCATTAAAAAG GCAAGAATCAACAAAAGCCACCATGTATTGGAAATTGGATGTGGTTGGGGTAGCTTAGCTATCGAAATCGTCAAGCAAACAGGATGTCGTTATACCGGTATTACATTATCTGAGCAACAACTAAAATATGCTgagaaaaaagttaaagatgCCAACCTTCAG GATCGCAttaatcttcttctttgcgaCTATCGAAACGTGCCTAGTACAAAAAAATACGACAGGATTATATCATG TGAGATGATAGAAGCTGTAGGCCATGAATTCATGGAAGACTTTTTTGGTACATGTGAATCAGTATTAGCAGAAAATGGAATTTTTGTTCAACAG TTCACTGCAATGCCCGATGCCCGCTACGATGCATACCGACTAAGTTCAGAAttcataaaagaatatatatttccaGGAGGATGCTTACCATGCTTAAGTAGAGTAACAACAGCCATGACTAAGGCATCAAGGTTTTG TATCGAACATTTGGAAAACATTGGGATTCATTACCATCAAACTTTGAGGTATTGGAGAAAGGATTTCTTAGAGAATAAGAg cAAAATTCTTCAACTTGGTTTCGATGAAAGTTTCATACGGACTTGggaatattattttgattactGTGCTGCTGGTTTTAAATCTCGCACCCTTAACAATTATCAG ATTGTGTATTCAAGACCTGGTAATGTAGCAGTATTCAACAATCCATACCAAGGATTTCCCTCAGCTTATTAA